GTCAGCGCGTGGCCGGCACGGCAGGTGCCGCGCCCAGACCTTCTGACACGAGAGCAAGGATTGAACGGAAGGCCGCCTCGTGTGACCCTTGCAGCGGATGGAAACAAGGCCCGGCAGGCCGTCGCCGCGGCGCGTCCGTGTCGCGGCGACGGCCTGCGGCACCGGCGTCAACAGGAAGGATTGAAGATGTCCCTTGAGATCGAAACCGCAGCGGTCCTGGACAGGCTTGGCGTCGAGACCGCCGCAGGGGGCGGCATGCCCGTCTTCACCCCCCTGACCGGCGAACAGGTCGCCGATCTGCCGGCCGCGACCGCCGAAGACACGGCCGCCGCGGTCGCGCGTGCCCGCACGGCCTTCACGCGGTGGCGCGACGTTCCGGCGCCGCGGCGGGGGGAACTCGTGCGGCTCTTCGGCGCGGAACTGCGCGCGGCAAAGGACGATCTCGGTCGCCTCGTCTCCATCGAGGCCGGCAAGAGTCCCTCGGAAGGCGGCGGCGAAGTGCAGGAGATGATCGACATTTGCGATTTTGCCGTGGGGCTGTCGCGGCAGCTTTACGGGCTGACCATCGCTACCGAGCGCCCGGGCCACCGGATGATGGAGACCTGGCACCCACTCGGCGTGGTGGGCATCATCACCGCCTTCAACTTCCCCGTCGCGCCCTGGGCGTGGAACGCGGCGCTCGCGCTGGTCTGCGGCGACCCGACCCTCTGGAAACCTTCGGAAAAGACGCCGCTGACGGCGCTGGCCTGCAACGCGGTACTCGACCGCGCGCTGGCCCGGTTCGGGACGGACGCGCCGGCGCACCTGTCGCAGGTGCTGGTGGGCGGGCCCGAGGTCGGGGCGGCGATGGTCGACGATCCGGGCGTGTCGCTGGTCTCGGCGACCGGGTCCACCCGGATGGGCCGCATGGTCGGGCCGAAGGTCGCCGAACGCTTCGGGCGCTGCATCCTGGAACTCGGTGGCAACAACGCGGGCATCGTCTGCCCC
This genomic window from Rhodovulum sp. ES.010 contains:
- a CDS encoding aldehyde dehydrogenase family protein, which gives rise to MSLEIETAAVLDRLGVETAAGGGMPVFTPLTGEQVADLPAATAEDTAAAVARARTAFTRWRDVPAPRRGELVRLFGAELRAAKDDLGRLVSIEAGKSPSEGGGEVQEMIDICDFAVGLSRQLYGLTIATERPGHRMMETWHPLGVVGIITAFNFPVAPWAWNAALALVCGDPTLWKPSEKTPLTALACNAVLDRALARFGTDAPAHLSQVLVGGPEVGAAMVDDPGVSLVSATGSTRMGRMVGPKVAERFGRCILELGGNNAGIVCPSADLDMTLRAVAFAAMGTAGQRCTTMRRLIAHRDVYDQIVPALKKAYASVSIGNPLETDALVGPLIDKAAYDGMQAALKEAEAAGGTVHGGERVSVGPEAAYYVRPALVEMPDQTGPVAQETFAPILYAMKYDDLDAALAMHNAVGGGLSSSIFTTDLREMELFLSARGSDCGIANVNIGTSGAEIGGAFGGEKETGGGRESGSDAWKGYMRRATNTINYSRELPLAQGVVFDI